The stretch of DNA GACGTCCCCTCCGCCCTCACGGGTTATGAAACCGTAGCCTTTGGTTTTGCTGAACCACTTCACCTTGCCCTTTTCCATACGGTGCTCGCTCCTATGGAATGTCCGCCTCAGCAAGTTCCTGAAGAGCAAAAGCGTGTTCTCCTCTAAAGTTTGGTCCTTATTGCCACCGGAGCCCAATGGCGGTGTGGAGCAACGCCCCAGGCAACTTCAGTTCTTGTTCAACACCCAATCGACCAGACGCTCAAAGCCTTGGACTGCTCGTCCTAACCATTCTGCCTTCCCGCTCGGTGCCTCGACCAGGGGCTCATCCGGCATTACGTTTGGGTCGCGCATGTCTCCTATCACCTCCAAGGTCACGGGAACGACGCCGTCATTGAGCATGCCCAATCTGTAGGCGGCGCCGTAGGAGACATCGATGACTCGATTGGCCTTAAAAGGGCCCCTATCCGCAATAACCACCCGCACCGAACGCCCGTTCTTGGTGTTGGTCACCTTGACAACCGTGCCAAACGGAAGTCGCAAATGTGCGGCGGTCATTTCGTAGGGGTCGTAGCGCCCCCCATTGGCCATCTGCTCCCCTTGCTGCTCCTTGCCCATGTAGGAGCAGTAACCAGTCAACACCCTGTGCCTTCGTGGGCCTCCATCAAAGAGGCCCCCCCGGTACGGACGTCCCTCCGATCGATACCCTGTGCGCGGCGCAGGCGTACACGCCCACACGACGAGGGTCAGGATGCACCCCACACCTACAATGAGGCGACGTCTGCTCTTGGCCACCCTCTCTTGCACTCTCATCATGGGATCCACCCCACACGTCTTCCACCACGGGCTTTCGCCCTCACCACCAGTTGATCCCAGTTCGTTGCGTGTCTCCCCTGCGCAACCGGAGACATCCCCCTTCCCCTTTGTTGTCCATCAATCGTCGGCGTGCCCTACCTTGAGTTCCTCAGCAACTCGCACACCTAGCCACAATCGGCCCTCGTTTCCTCCATGCTTTGCTGAAATATAGCGAATTCCAAACAAAATGTCAAGCTAAAATATCAACATATTGAAAAGCTCTGAATTGCGACGACGATATGTTGAGGAGAAGGATAAAACGCGAACCTCCACTCATCGGAGGGGCCCCCGGCTCCCGGCGACAAGCGTCTGCACATGTGCCGCCTCTCGTTAGCCGAGCTTTGTGTAGCGAAGGATTAGAGACCTAGAGACCGCCTCGACGGTGCATGCGCACAGGATGCCAAGCACCGCTCCCGCGAGGACATCCGAGGGGTAGTGCACGCCCACATAGACGCGCGAATACGAAACGAAGGAGGCCAGAAGAAAAAACAGCGGCCACAGGGGGCGATAAAAGCGCCACAACAACCACGCGGCTCCAAAGAGATTTGCTGCATGAGAGGAGGGAAAAGAAAATGCGCCTGAACAACCCACCAGCAAGCGCACGTTGGGGAGCACGTGGCAGGGCCTAGTCCTTTCCACAAGAGGCTTGAGCAGGTGACTGCTCGTCTGGTCAGTCATAGTCACCGTCACTACCAGCAAAAGAGTGGCGAGACGTCCTTTCCTCCCACCAAAGAGGCACAGCGCCAGAAGAGCCAGCGCGATAATCAGCCTCCAGTTGTCAATGTCCGTAAGGAAAGGCATGAGGACATCGAATTGCGGGTTGGCGAGTGTTTGGTTGATGAGAGAAAACAGTGCGGCATCGAGTCGGAAGGTCCAGGCCTGCATCGTCGGTCAGTCCTTGTGGCCTAGGGTCTCCGTGACCAATTTCAGTGCGCAGTATTCGCCGCACATGGTGCATACGTCGTTTTGCTCAGGGGGTGCCTCTTCGCGGGCCCGGCGAGCAATCACCGGGTCGATCGCCAGGGCAATCTGGCGTTCCCAGTCCAAGGCCTTCCGCGCGCGTGCCATGGCCAAGTCCCACTCCTCTGCACCTGGAATCCCCTTGGCCAGGTCGGCCACGTGTGCGGCTATGCGCGTGACAATGACCCCATCCCGTACGTCTTGCACGGTGGGCAGGCGCAAGTGCTCTCCAGCAGTCACATAGCAAAGAAAGTCGGCCCCCGCTGCAGCAGCAATGGCGCCGCCGATGGCGGACACTATATGGTCGTACCCCGGGGCCACATCAGTGACAAGGGGTCCCAGTACGTAGAATGGCGCACCATGGCAGAGCTTTTTCTCCAAGAGCACATTTGCCTCAACCTCGCGCAGTGGCAGGTGACCAGGTCCCTCAATCATCACCTGCACTCCTTCATCCCAGGCAGTCTTGGCCAATTCCCCCAAGGTAATGAGCTCCTGCACC from candidate division KSB1 bacterium encodes:
- a CDS encoding septal ring lytic transglycosylase RlpA family protein, translating into MMRVQERVAKSRRRLIVGVGCILTLVVWACTPAPRTGYRSEGRPYRGGLFDGGPRRHRVLTGYCSYMGKEQQGEQMANGGRYDPYEMTAAHLRLPFGTVVKVTNTKNGRSVRVVIADRGPFKANRVIDVSYGAAYRLGMLNDGVVPVTLEVIGDMRDPNVMPDEPLVEAPSGKAEWLGRAVQGFERLVDWVLNKN
- a CDS encoding phosphatase PAP2 family protein; translation: MQAWTFRLDAALFSLINQTLANPQFDVLMPFLTDIDNWRLIIALALLALCLFGGRKGRLATLLLVVTVTMTDQTSSHLLKPLVERTRPCHVLPNVRLLVGCSGAFSFPSSHAANLFGAAWLLWRFYRPLWPLFFLLASFVSYSRVYVGVHYPSDVLAGAVLGILCACTVEAVSRSLILRYTKLG